One region of Diabrotica undecimpunctata isolate CICGRU chromosome 6, icDiaUnde3, whole genome shotgun sequence genomic DNA includes:
- the LOC140443175 gene encoding clavesin-2: MGLGGKQETEYTFTLPEKERKIALEELREDDSIREQSLEQMREWIAKHPNIKKCRTDSTFLLRFLRTKKFSVPLACEMVERYLKIRQLYPQWFRKLDCEDPELKEILDSGYLFPLFERDSGRCVLFSCVGNFDPHKFTSAHMIRVHSLVTESLMDDEMNQIHGYTYVNDEGGFSMAHISLWSLVDLRNIVRCIQNTTPMRHKGNHFLNMNPSAAKLFEYSSSLLSEKLKSRLHVYKNIDDVYGHIDKKILPKEYGGEVPLKEMLDKFKTFLKEKRESILALDDLYIEIDEKNCPVVSEMNEELGVGLEGSFKKLVVD, from the exons ATGGGTTTAGGCGGTAAACAAGAAACAGAATACACTTTCACATTACccgaaaaagaaagaaaaatagcaTTAGAAGAACTTAGAGAAGATGACAGCATTCGTGAGCAATCATTAGAACAAATGAGAGAGTGGATTGCCAAACATCCCAATATCAAGAAATGTAGAACTG ATAGCACCTTTTTACTAAGATTTCTTCGTACGAAAAAGTTCAGCGTACCTTTGGCCTGTGAGATGGTCGAACGATACCTCAAAATACGCCAGTTGTATCCACAGTGGTTCAGAAAGTTGGACTGTGAAGATCCAGAGTTAAAAGAAATACTCGATTCCGGATATTTATTTCCACTCTTTGAAAGGGATAGTGGTAGATGTGTTCTGTTCAGTTGTGTAG gaaATTTTGATCCTCACAAATTCACTTCTGCGCACATGATCCGCGTTCACAGTTTAGTCACGGAATCCCTCATGGACGACGAAATGAACCAAATTCACGGTTATACATACGTAAATGACGAAGGGGGATTTAGCATGGCCCACATTTCCTTATGGAGTCTGGTAGATCTCAGAAATATTGTCAGATGCATACAG aacACAACACCCATGAGGCATAAGGGAAACCACTTCCTAAACATGAATCCTAGTGCCGCCAAATTATTTGAGTATTCATCATCATTGCTTAGCGAAAAACTCAAAAGCAGATTACAC GTATACAAAAATATTGACGACGTTTACGGACATATAGACAAGAAGATTCTACCCAAAGAATACGGCGGGGAGGTACCTCTAAAAGAAATGTTAGACAAATTCAAGACATTCTTGAAAGAGAAAAGGGAATCGATTCTGGCTTTAGACGATCTCTACATCGAAATCGATGAGAAGAACTGTCCAGTGGTATCGGAAATGAATGAAGAACTAGGCGTTGGTCTCGAAGGTTCCTTCAAAAAATTAGTTGTTGATTAG